A single region of the Amia ocellicauda isolate fAmiCal2 chromosome 8, fAmiCal2.hap1, whole genome shotgun sequence genome encodes:
- the arhgap24 gene encoding rho GTPase-activating protein 24 isoform X3, whose translation MTANHETYLLMASTQNDMEDWVKTIRRVIWAPFGGGIFGQKLEETVRYERRFGNKMAPMLVEQCVDFIRQRGLQEEGLFRLPGQANLVKELQDAFDCGEKPSFDCNTDVHTVASLLKLYLRELPEPVIPFAKYEEFLSCTKLLSKDDESGMKELLKQVKCLPPVNYNLLKYICRFLDEVQSYAGVNKMSVQNLATVFGPNILRPKIEDPVAIMEGTVLVQQLMSVLIGKHDKLFPKEEENETALEVCNNNNEVQKKFTTGQLQNKENNNTKDVSVRQCTWEKPESPHRNSIDNGSPTSTGGNRSSSPRNSLASKFDITRSPPLMVKKNPAFNKGSGIVTNGSFSSSAVETQEKSQTLPNGTLQARRTASLKGSGTKMGTSGVPNGGVRMGVSSTDVMNTAMNTRNGVWMPNGFVTMRDSKQKDSVNDQLSQQNRLSTYDNVQQQFSSVNSEDKQSVDSATWSTSSCEISLPDNSNSCRSSTTTCPEQDFFGGNYDDPVLDTPSQEDISQAGEFDSKCDRRSGGGRSSRATSSSDNSEAFVANNTSTNHSALHSLVASLKQEMLKQKTEYETKIKSLEHRNIELETEMVSLHEELDQERKKYTMVEIKLRNAERAKEDAEKRNEMLQKEMEQFFSTFGELTVEPRRPERGNTIWIQ comes from the exons ATGACAGCCAATCATGAGACCTACCTTCTTATGGCCAGCACCCAGAATGACATGGAGGATTGGGTGAAGACCATTCGCAGAGTCATCTGGGCACCATTTGGTGGAG gtATCTTTGGTCAGAAGCTGGAAGAGACTGTGCGTTATGAGAGGAGGTTTGGCAATAAGATGGCGCCCATGCTGGTGGAACAGTGTGTAGATTTCATTCGTCAGAGGGGACTGCAGGAGGAGGGACTTTTCCGTCTCCCAGGACAAGCCAACCTTGTTAAAGAGCTTCAGGATGCTTTTGACTGTGGAGAGAAGCCATCCTTTGACTG caACACAGATGTGCACACAGTGGCCTCCCTTCTGAAGTTGTATCTAAGGGAGCTCCCAGAACCAGTCATACCTTTTGCAAAATATGAAGAATTTCTTTCCTGTACTAAACTCCTCAGCAAGGATGACGAATCT GGAATGAAGGAATTATTAAAACAAGTAAAATGCCTACCTCCAGTTAACTACAacctgcttaaatatatatgcag GTTCCTTGATGAAGTTCAGTCCTATGCAGGTGTGAATAAAATGAGTGTTCAGAATCTGGCAACGGTGTTTGGACCCAATATCCTGCGGCCTAAGATAGAGGATCCTGTAGCAATCATGGAAG gtACAGTGCTGGTACAGCAGTTAATGTCTGTGCTGATCGGGAAGCACGACAAGCTTTTTCCCAAAGAAGAGGAGAATGAaacagccctggaggtctgcaaTAATAACAACGAGGTACAGAAGAAGTTCACCACGGGCCAGCTCCAAAacaaagagaacaacaacactAAGGATGTGTCCGTAAGACAGTGCACATGGGAGAAGCCCGAGTCTCCCCACAGGAACAGCATCGACAATGGTTCCCCGACATCAACAGGGGGCAACAGGTCGAGCAGTCCCCGAAACAGTCTGGCTAGCAAGTTTGACATAACCAGGAGCCCCCCTCTAATGGTGAAGAAAAATCCAGCTTTCAACAAAGGCAGTGGGATAGTGACGAATGGCTCCTTCAGCAGTTCTGCAGTGGAAACACAAGAGAAGAGCCAGACGCTGCCCAATGGTACATTGCAGGCTAGAAGGACGGCATCTCTAAAAGGGTCTGGAACCAAAATGGGCACTAGTGGGGTTCCCAATGGAGGAGTGAGAATGGGTGTCTCAAGCACTGATGTGATGAACACAGCAATGAACACCCGCAATGGGGTTTGGATGCCTAATGGATTTGTGACAATGAGAGACAGTAAGCAGAAAGACTCAGTTAACGATCAGCTCTCACAGCAGAACAGACTGTCCACCTATGACAATGTCCAACAGCAGTTTTCTTCTGTGAACAGTGAAGACAAGCAAAGTGTTGACAGTGCTACCTGGTCCACATCCTCTTGCGAAATCTCCTTACCAGACAACTCAAACTCCTGCCGCTCTTCGACCACCACGTGCCCAGAACAGGACTTCTTTGGCGGGAATTACGACGATCCCGTTTTGGACACTCCCTCCCAAGAGGACATCTCCCAGGCAGGGGAATTTGACAGCAAGTGTGACCGTCGGAGTGGGGGAGGCCGGAGCAGTCGAGCAACTAGCAGCAGCGACAACAGCGAAGCGTTTgtggcaaacaacacaagtaCCAACCACAGCGCCCTGCACAGTCTCGTTGCCAGTCTCAAACAAGAGATGCTCAAGCAGAAGACAGaatatgaaacaaaaataaaaag CCTGGAACACAGGAACATTGAACTGGAAACTGAAATGGTGTCCCTTCATGAGGAACTCGATCAGGAGAGGAAGAAGTACACTATGGTGGAAATAAAATTGAGAAATGCTGAACGGGCAAAGGAGGACGCTGAAAAGAGAAATGAGATGCTGCAAAAAGAAATGGAGCAATTTTTCTCCACGTTTGGAGAATTAACAGTGGAGCCTCGCAGGCCAGAGAGAGGAAATACTATATGGATCCAGTGA
- the arhgap24 gene encoding rho GTPase-activating protein 24 isoform X2 has translation MDCNFNQGGDRERMTANHETYLLMASTQNDMEDWVKTIRRVIWAPFGGGIFGQKLEETVRYERRFGNKMAPMLVEQCVDFIRQRGLQEEGLFRLPGQANLVKELQDAFDCGEKPSFDCNTDVHTVASLLKLYLRELPEPVIPFAKYEEFLSCTKLLSKDDESGMKELLKQVKCLPPVNYNLLKYICRFLDEVQSYAGVNKMSVQNLATVFGPNILRPKIEDPVAIMEGTVLVQQLMSVLIGKHDKLFPKEEENETALEVCNNNNEVQKKFTTGQLQNKENNNTKDVSVRQCTWEKPESPHRNSIDNGSPTSTGGNRSSSPRNSLASKFDITRSPPLMVKKNPAFNKGSGIVTNGSFSSSAVETQEKSQTLPNGTLQARRTASLKGSGTKMGTSGVPNGGVRMGVSSTDVMNTAMNTRNGVWMPNGFVTMRDSKQKDSVNDQLSQQNRLSTYDNVQQQFSSVNSEDKQSVDSATWSTSSCEISLPDNSNSCRSSTTTCPEQDFFGGNYDDPVLDTPSQEDISQAGEFDSKCDRRSGGGRSSRATSSSDNSEAFVANNTSTNHSALHSLVASLKQEMLKQKTEYETKIKSLEHRNIELETEMVSLHEELDQERKKYTMVEIKLRNAERAKEDAEKRNEMLQKEMEQFFSTFGELTVEPRRPERGNTIWIQ, from the exons GGGGAGATCGGGAGCGGATGACAGCCAATCATGAGACCTACCTTCTTATGGCCAGCACCCAGAATGACATGGAGGATTGGGTGAAGACCATTCGCAGAGTCATCTGGGCACCATTTGGTGGAG gtATCTTTGGTCAGAAGCTGGAAGAGACTGTGCGTTATGAGAGGAGGTTTGGCAATAAGATGGCGCCCATGCTGGTGGAACAGTGTGTAGATTTCATTCGTCAGAGGGGACTGCAGGAGGAGGGACTTTTCCGTCTCCCAGGACAAGCCAACCTTGTTAAAGAGCTTCAGGATGCTTTTGACTGTGGAGAGAAGCCATCCTTTGACTG caACACAGATGTGCACACAGTGGCCTCCCTTCTGAAGTTGTATCTAAGGGAGCTCCCAGAACCAGTCATACCTTTTGCAAAATATGAAGAATTTCTTTCCTGTACTAAACTCCTCAGCAAGGATGACGAATCT GGAATGAAGGAATTATTAAAACAAGTAAAATGCCTACCTCCAGTTAACTACAacctgcttaaatatatatgcag GTTCCTTGATGAAGTTCAGTCCTATGCAGGTGTGAATAAAATGAGTGTTCAGAATCTGGCAACGGTGTTTGGACCCAATATCCTGCGGCCTAAGATAGAGGATCCTGTAGCAATCATGGAAG gtACAGTGCTGGTACAGCAGTTAATGTCTGTGCTGATCGGGAAGCACGACAAGCTTTTTCCCAAAGAAGAGGAGAATGAaacagccctggaggtctgcaaTAATAACAACGAGGTACAGAAGAAGTTCACCACGGGCCAGCTCCAAAacaaagagaacaacaacactAAGGATGTGTCCGTAAGACAGTGCACATGGGAGAAGCCCGAGTCTCCCCACAGGAACAGCATCGACAATGGTTCCCCGACATCAACAGGGGGCAACAGGTCGAGCAGTCCCCGAAACAGTCTGGCTAGCAAGTTTGACATAACCAGGAGCCCCCCTCTAATGGTGAAGAAAAATCCAGCTTTCAACAAAGGCAGTGGGATAGTGACGAATGGCTCCTTCAGCAGTTCTGCAGTGGAAACACAAGAGAAGAGCCAGACGCTGCCCAATGGTACATTGCAGGCTAGAAGGACGGCATCTCTAAAAGGGTCTGGAACCAAAATGGGCACTAGTGGGGTTCCCAATGGAGGAGTGAGAATGGGTGTCTCAAGCACTGATGTGATGAACACAGCAATGAACACCCGCAATGGGGTTTGGATGCCTAATGGATTTGTGACAATGAGAGACAGTAAGCAGAAAGACTCAGTTAACGATCAGCTCTCACAGCAGAACAGACTGTCCACCTATGACAATGTCCAACAGCAGTTTTCTTCTGTGAACAGTGAAGACAAGCAAAGTGTTGACAGTGCTACCTGGTCCACATCCTCTTGCGAAATCTCCTTACCAGACAACTCAAACTCCTGCCGCTCTTCGACCACCACGTGCCCAGAACAGGACTTCTTTGGCGGGAATTACGACGATCCCGTTTTGGACACTCCCTCCCAAGAGGACATCTCCCAGGCAGGGGAATTTGACAGCAAGTGTGACCGTCGGAGTGGGGGAGGCCGGAGCAGTCGAGCAACTAGCAGCAGCGACAACAGCGAAGCGTTTgtggcaaacaacacaagtaCCAACCACAGCGCCCTGCACAGTCTCGTTGCCAGTCTCAAACAAGAGATGCTCAAGCAGAAGACAGaatatgaaacaaaaataaaaag CCTGGAACACAGGAACATTGAACTGGAAACTGAAATGGTGTCCCTTCATGAGGAACTCGATCAGGAGAGGAAGAAGTACACTATGGTGGAAATAAAATTGAGAAATGCTGAACGGGCAAAGGAGGACGCTGAAAAGAGAAATGAGATGCTGCAAAAAGAAATGGAGCAATTTTTCTCCACGTTTGGAGAATTAACAGTGGAGCCTCGCAGGCCAGAGAGAGGAAATACTATATGGATCCAGTGA